Within the Hypericibacter adhaerens genome, the region TTGTCACGGCGCTGCCATATTCGCTGCCGAACGCGGCGCAACCATTGAAACAATTCTCCCGAGAGCGCGACATCAGCCGGAAATCGCGCCTCCCTACCTTCCCAGCATCGAAGTCCCCAACATCGAAATCGATGTCGGAACGTGAAGGAAGGATCTCATCATGACCCTCGCCCTCCATCAGATTGCGAACGACAGCGCGAAGCCGCGCGATGCAGCGCCTGCATCGCAGGGATTGGCCAGCGCTCTCAACGAGCTCGGCTACGCGCTCGTACGCCCGGTCCGCTATTGGTGGCGCTATGACAGGATCATGTCCGAGCTGGTCTATCTCGACGATGACGTGCTCGAGGACATCGGTTTCAGCCGCAGGGAGATCGCCAGCTATGCGCGAAGCCGGGCCTTGCTGCGCTGGCCGGTGCGGCAGCCCATATGGAAGGCGTCGGCCGGTATCGCATTGGCGCTCTGGCGGGCGTTCATGCGGGCCCGTCAGCGCCGGGCGACGGTGCGCGAGCTGATGCTGCTGGACGACAAGATGCTGAAGGATATCGGGCTGCATCGCTCGCAAATCTCCTGGATTGCCGCGGAGATGGCGCGGCAGGAAGCGGAGCCTCGGGCGGTGACGCGGCGCTCGGCCGCCTCCGGGCCGACGGCGCCGTCCCCCAACGGCACCGATATCGGAAACCAGTCTCCGTCCATGCTTGCCCTGAACGGCATGACCGCCGCGAAGGGCATCGGGATCCCGGCCAACGACACGCGGGCCCGCGAAGCGTCGTAACCGGCCAGAGGCCGGCGCGGTACCGGGGCCGGGTTTCGATGGGCCCCGGTGCCGCGCCCTTATTTCTTCCGGCCGCTGATATAGATGTAGCCGGCCCCGCGCACGGTCTTCAGCACCTGCGGATTCTCCGGATCCTCCTCGATCTTGCGCCGGATGCGGGCCATCCGGATGTCGATGCTGCGGTCGAAGACGTCGCCCTGGTTGCGATGGGCCAGCTCGAGCAGCTGGCTTCGGCTCAAGACGCGGTCCGGATGCGAGACGAAAGCGTGGAGCAGGTCGAACTCCATGCTGGTCAGGGGAACCTGCTCGCCGTTCCCGTCATAGAGATGGTGCGCCGCCAGATCGAGCGTGCAGTTGCCCATCTTGACCACTTCCGGATGGAGCTCCTGCGGCACGCAGGGGCGCGAGCCCTTGCCCTTGCGGCGCAGGACGCTCTTCATCCGCGCCAGCAGCTCCCGGGGATCGAACGGTTTCGCGACATAGTCGTCGGCGCCCATTTCCAGGCCGACGATCCGGTCGATCACCTGGCCGGCGCCGGCGAGGATGATGATGCCGATATCCTGCTTGGACCTGAGCTCGCGCGCGAGCGACAGCCCGTCCGCGCCCGGCAGGTTCACGTCCAGCAGAACCAGATCGATGCGGCGCGTGGCGAGGACCTTGTGCATGGCCTCACCGTCGTTCGCCACATAGACCTCGAAGCCGCAATGCTCGAAATAGTCGCGAATGGTGGCGCGGACCTCGGGGTCGTCGTCCACCGCCAATAACGATCCTCTTTCGCTCATTCAACGCCTCCTTCGCGCGGGAGTCTGTTCAACGCCAACGGCCATCGTGATCGATCCCATTCGGGTTCGCCTCCTGGGCCGAGCGAGCCCGCTCGGATGGGGAGCCGGCTTCCGTCACCTGCGCGACCAGCCGCAGCACGTCCTCCGGCAGGAACGGCTTTTCGAGGCACGGCCTCCTGGCATCGCGCAGGAAGGTCCGTGCCTCCGAGGAGAGGGTGTCACCGGTGATGAAAGCCAGCCGGTTGACCATGTGGGGATGCCGCTCCGCCAGAGCGCGGTAGAGCCCGGGTCCGTCGAGCAGCGGCATGCGGAAGTCGCTGAGCACGAGGTCGTAGTCGCGCATCGCGATCTGGTCGAGCGCCTCCTGGCCGTTGAACACCACATCGGTCTTGAAGCCGCGCCGGTCGAGAATCTCGCTGAGGGTCGCCGCGATCTCCCCCTCGTCGTCGACGACCAGGATCC harbors:
- a CDS encoding DUF1127 domain-containing protein yields the protein MTLALHQIANDSAKPRDAAPASQGLASALNELGYALVRPVRYWWRYDRIMSELVYLDDDVLEDIGFSRREIASYARSRALLRWPVRQPIWKASAGIALALWRAFMRARQRRATVRELMLLDDKMLKDIGLHRSQISWIAAEMARQEAEPRAVTRRSAASGPTAPSPNGTDIGNQSPSMLALNGMTAAKGIGIPANDTRAREAS
- a CDS encoding response regulator encodes the protein MSERGSLLAVDDDPEVRATIRDYFEHCGFEVYVANDGEAMHKVLATRRIDLVLLDVNLPGADGLSLARELRSKQDIGIIILAGAGQVIDRIVGLEMGADDYVAKPFDPRELLARMKSVLRRKGKGSRPCVPQELHPEVVKMGNCTLDLAAHHLYDGNGEQVPLTSMEFDLLHAFVSHPDRVLSRSQLLELAHRNQGDVFDRSIDIRMARIRRKIEEDPENPQVLKTVRGAGYIYISGRKK